In Xiphophorus couchianus chromosome 24, X_couchianus-1.0, whole genome shotgun sequence, a single genomic region encodes these proteins:
- the LOC114141216 gene encoding spidroin-2-like, with the protein MARASPASHSGGGEGRRGHEMLSINGSAELLHAMLHIELHTQIRSSSKVLQPESNYKLQSCRGTGVAAVSQQPVAVETVDLGGSEQSGRVSVGPPWQQQWYGPRCLNFKRRGAVLGPVLLQVLVQLGRLMLLLMPISLAVMTEALCVCVHGAGGGRKGLGGPWGGHRGSEGPTGGQRGPQGVRGAHMLLTIRGTAPWSNRVGSNRVGSYRVGSSRVGSSRVGSSRVGSYRVGSSRAGSNRIGSSRVGSSRVGSSRAGSSRAGSYRVGSSRVGSSRAGSSRAGSNRIGSSRVGSSRVWSYRVGSSRVGSSRAGSNRIGPVESGPVELGPVEPGPVEQGPIESGPVESGPGEPGPVEQGPIESGPVESGPVEPGPVEQGPIESGPVESGPVELGPVEPGPVEQGPIESGPVESGPGEPGPVEQGPIESGPVESGPVEPGPVEQGPIESGPVESGPVESGPIESGPVESGPIESGPIESGPVESGPVESGPVEPGPVEQGPIESGPVESGPVEPGPVEQGPIESGPVESGPVEPGPGGKATESL; encoded by the exons ATGGCCCGTGCCTCTCCAGCCTCCCACTCGGGAG GTGGAGAAGGGCGGCGCGGCCATGAGATGCTGAGCATCAACGGCTCCGCAG AGCTTCTTCACGCCATGCTGCACATAGAGCTACACACACAGATCCGCTCCAGCAGCAAAGTCTTACAGCCTGAATCCAATTACAAGCTTCAAAGCTGCAGAGGGACAGGAGTTGCTGCGGTGTCTCAGCAACCTGTTGCTGTGGAAACAGTGGATCTGGGTGGGTCAGAGCAGAGCGGCCGGGTTTCTGTCGGACCCCCGTGGCAGCAGCAGTGGTACGGCCCGCGCTGCCTG AACTTTAAGAGGCGAGGCGCGGTGCTGGGTccggttctgctgcaggttctggtCCAGCTGGGCCGCCTGATGTTGCTGTTAATGCCAATAAGCCTGGCGGTGATGACGGAggcactttgtgtttgtgttcatgggGCCGGTGGGGGCAGGAAGGGTCTGGGGGGCCCATGGGGGGGCCACAGGGGGTCAGAGGGGCCCACAGGGGGTCAGAGGGGCCCACAGGGGGTCAGAGGGGCCCACATGCTGCTGACAATCAGG GGCACAGCACCCTGGTCCAATAGAGTCGGGTCCAATAGAGTCGGGTCCTATAGAGTCGGGTCCAGTAGAGTCGGGTCCAGTAGAGTCGGGTCCAGTAGAGTCGGGTCCTATAGAGTCGGGTCCAGTAGAGCAGGGTCCAATAGAATCGGGTCCAGTAGAGTCGGGTCCAGTAGAGTTGGGTCCAGTAGAGCCGGGTCCAGTAGAGCAGGGTCCTATAGAGTCGGGTCCAGTAGAGTCGGGTCCAGTAGAGCCGGGTCCAGTAGAGCAGGGTCCAATAGAATCGGGTCCAGTAGAGTCGGGTCCAGTAGAGTCTGGTCCTATAGAGTCGGGTCCAGTAGAGTCGGGTCCAGTAGAGCAGGGTCCAATAGAATCGGTCCAGTAGAGTCGGGTCCAGTAGAGTTGGGTCCAGTAGAGCCGGGTCCAGTAGAGCAGGGTCCTATAGAGTCGGGTCCAGTAGAGTCGGGTCCAGGAGAGCCGGGTCCAGTAGAGCAGGGTCCAATAGAATCGGGTCCAGTAGAGTCGGGTCCAGTAGAGCCGGGTCCAGTAGAGCAGGGTCCAATAGAATCGGGTCCAGTAGAGTCGGGTCCAGTAGAGTTGGGTCCAGTAGAGCCGGGTCCAGTAGAGCAGGGTCCTATAGAGTCGGGTCCAGTAGAGTCGGGTCCAGGAGAGCCGGGTCCAGTAGAGCAGGGTCCTATAGAGTCGGGTCCAGTAGAGTCGGGTCCAGTAGAGCCGGGTCCAGTAGAGCAGGGTCCAATAGAATCGGGTCCAGTAGAGTCGGGTCCAGTAGAGTCTGGTCCTATAGAGTCGGGTCCAGTAGAGTCGGGTCCTATAGAGTCGGGTCCAATAGAATCGGGTCCAGTAGAGTCGGGTCCAGTAGAGTCGGGTCCAGTAGAGCCGGGTCCAGTAGAGCAGGGTCCAATAGAGTCGGGTCCAGTAGAGTCGGGTCCAGTAGAGCCGGGTCCAGTAGAGCAGGGTCCAATAGAATCGGGTCCAGTAGAGTCGGGTCCAGTAGAGCCGGGTCCAGGAGGGAAAGCAACTGAATCTTTGTGA